Part of the Catalinimonas alkaloidigena genome, CGCTTCTACCGAAGGGCTGTTCACCAAAGTGCTGGACATGCCGGATATTTTGCAGGCGGCCGAAGACGTGCCGGAAACCCTGACGGTCGACTGGGACGTGATACGGGGCGCGCTGGAAACCGCACTGGACAAATGCCTGCAATTCCGGACGGACGAAGGCGTAGTGCTGCAAGAGAGCCTGCGCGGCAACGTGGAGCACATCGGCGGCCTGCTGCTGCAGGTAGAGCAACAAGACCCCCGGCGTGTGGCGGCAGTCCGCGAACGCCTGCGCGACAAAGTCCGGGAACTGATTCCGGAAGAGCACGTCGACGACAGCCGCTTCGAGCAGGAAATTTTGTATTACCTCGAAAAGCTCGACATCAACGAAGAAAAAGTCCGTCTCCGGGCGCATCTGGGTTACTTCCTGGAAGTGCTGAAACAGCCGGGCCATTCCGGGAAGAAACTCCACTTTATCGCCCAGGAGATCGGACGGGAAATCAACACCATCGGCTCGAAAGCCAACGATGCGCAGATTCAACGGTTCGTGGTCGACATGAAAGAAGAGCTGGAAAAAATCAAGGAACAGAGCATGAACGTCCTCTGACGTTTACGCCTGTTGTACCTGTTGGCCCAGCGCCTTCGGATCGAAGTAGGCAAAAAAGCGCACGACTTTATCGCCGTTGGTCTCCAGGATGCTCACGCCCCGGTACGAGACGTCCTGGCCCTTGCCGTTGTCGCCTTCGGTGGTCCACTCCAGCGCAACGGTGTGGTCGTTTATGATTTTGTTTTGAAACGTAGAGTGTACGTCACCGAACGTTTCGCGGTAGTGCGTCCAGAATTTCCGAGCTTCGTCGGTCCCGTGAAACTTCTCGTTCGAGACCAGGTTGCCCACTTCACAGTCGTCGGCAAATAACGACACGATCGTATCCACATCGTGGTCCGATTCCAGTTTCTGTAAAGCTTCTATGAATTGATCTGCCAGTTGCGTAGCCATAATTGCGTTGGTTATACGTTTGAAAATCAAAAAGTTATTATCAAACCAACCGCTAAGTCGGGCAGATGTTTACCAACACGGACGAAACGCTTCAGGGATTCATCAGGTGGTCGGCCGCCAGAATCAGAAACAGGTAGTCGGTGGTGCCGCCTCCCAGCACGTATTCGGTCTGTTGCCACAGAAAGGGCCAGGTGAGCAGCTCCGGAAAATCGGGACGGATCAGGGCGGTACCCGAGCCGATGCCCCCGGGAATGTACGACCAGTCGGCCCGGTTAAGGCCGTAGGCCGTCAGTAGCGAGCGCGCGCCCACGCCCGACGCAAACGAGGCGGTGTTGGTGCCCGGATGGCAGCCCAGCACAAAGTTCATGGCGTGCAGCATGTAGTCGGCAGGAAACAGGTCGGGAAAGGCGGTGTGCAGGAAGTACTGCTCCACCCCAAAGTGCTGAATGCCCCAACCTGCGCCCCAGATGTTCGGTTCGTAAGGCACGCCGTACGGGGTCTTCTGGCCTTGGGCATCGATTTGTGCGCGGTATTGTTTCACCGCGTCGCGAATGGTCCGCGTATACTTCTTTTGATTGACCAGCGGCAGGGATCGCCCCACGATCCAACCCGTACGGGCGATGTTCTGACGGATCGCCTCGGTCTGGCTGACCAGAAAGTCGGCATACTTCTTTTCCCGGGTGGTGAGCAGAAGTTCGACCGCCGCGTCGACCCGCTGTAGCGGATTTTTCTCCTGTGTACGGTCCCAGAGCGCCTGCGCAATGGTGAGGCACTCCTGCGCCATCGTCGGGTTGTAGTCTTTCAGGGCGCGGGCAGCGGCGG contains:
- a CDS encoding YicC/YloC family endoribonuclease, which translates into the protein MILSMTGYGSAAVETEQFSITVEVKALNSKFLDLALRLPRALNDREPEVRQLVAQRLERGKIALIVDIQDKSANRGKVQINQALLREYYETIRTAAAELGASTEGLFTKVLDMPDILQAAEDVPETLTVDWDVIRGALETALDKCLQFRTDEGVVLQESLRGNVEHIGGLLLQVEQQDPRRVAAVRERLRDKVRELIPEEHVDDSRFEQEILYYLEKLDINEEKVRLRAHLGYFLEVLKQPGHSGKKLHFIAQEIGREINTIGSKANDAQIQRFVVDMKEELEKIKEQSMNVL
- a CDS encoding nuclear transport factor 2 family protein encodes the protein MATQLADQFIEALQKLESDHDVDTIVSLFADDCEVGNLVSNEKFHGTDEARKFWTHYRETFGDVHSTFQNKIINDHTVALEWTTEGDNGKGQDVSYRGVSILETNGDKVVRFFAYFDPKALGQQVQQA